A section of the Paenibacillus aurantius genome encodes:
- the tatC gene encoding twin-arginine translocase subunit TatC, whose translation MDKDKEIIRHLTELRKRLIVVILWFLAAMAAGLYMSRSILLYIKHSPPAADVEWNVFSLTDGMFIYMKCAFLFAVLCTLPVAFYHVWSFVKPGLTEEEARGTAVYIPISFVLFVAGLAFSYYIVFPMMVDFMKNVNVSIGATERYGIDRYFSFLFNVIFPMGIAFEMPVAVIFLTRLGLLTPARLKMTRKYAYLGLAVVGACISPPDFVSHLSVTVPLILLFELSVIVAGWYYRRMQAAAAL comes from the coding sequence ATGGACAAAGACAAGGAAATAATTCGCCACCTGACGGAGCTCCGCAAGCGGCTCATTGTCGTCATTCTCTGGTTTCTTGCGGCCATGGCCGCCGGGCTGTATATGTCGCGATCCATTCTTCTGTATATTAAACACTCGCCGCCGGCGGCCGATGTGGAGTGGAACGTCTTCTCGCTGACGGACGGGATGTTCATTTACATGAAGTGCGCGTTCCTCTTTGCCGTGCTGTGCACGCTGCCGGTGGCCTTCTACCACGTATGGTCCTTCGTCAAGCCGGGCCTTACGGAGGAGGAGGCCCGGGGGACGGCCGTTTATATCCCGATCTCCTTCGTCCTGTTCGTGGCGGGCCTGGCGTTCAGCTACTACATCGTCTTTCCAATGATGGTGGACTTTATGAAGAACGTGAACGTGAGCATCGGGGCGACGGAGCGGTACGGCATCGACCGGTATTTTTCCTTTCTGTTCAACGTCATCTTCCCGATGGGAATCGCCTTTGAAATGCCGGTGGCCGTTATCTTCCTTACCCGGCTCGGTCTGCTGACCCCGGCCCGGCTCAAAATGACGCGCAAATACGCCTATCTCGGTCTAGCGGTGGTGGGGGCCTGCATTTCCCCGCCCGATTTCGTCTCCCATCTTTCGGTTACGGTACCGCTCATTCTTCTGTTCGAGCTGAGCGTGATTGTCGCCGGCTGGTATTACCGGCGGATGCAGGCTGCCGCCGCCCTATAG
- a CDS encoding twin-arginine translocase TatA/TatE family subunit: protein MLNNIGLPGLIIILVIALVVFGPAKLPQLGRAFGDTLREFKNSTKGIVEDLKEDGEEEKKTVT, encoded by the coding sequence ATGCTGAACAACATCGGATTGCCCGGACTGATTATCATCCTGGTCATTGCTCTCGTCGTATTCGGACCGGCCAAGCTGCCCCAGCTGGGGCGGGCTTTCGGCGATACCTTGCGCGAATTCAAGAATTCGACCAAGGGCATTGTCGAGGATTTGAAGGAAGACGGGGAAGAGGAGAAGAAGACCGTCACCTAA
- a CDS encoding GMC family oxidoreductase: MAKTLPKVPVVIVGMGWAGGIIASELTKQGIKVVGLERGKKRSTEDYYLVHDELRYALRYELMQDLSKETLTFRNNSKQTALPMRSLGSFLIGEGLGGAGVHWNGQTFRFLPYDFEIRSKTVERYGQSKIPQGMTLQDWGVTYDELEPYYDKFEKIAGISGEKEQNPMVGKRANPFPTPPMKKSPILKMFEDASKKLGYHPYMMPSANLSEPYKNPDGIERAQCQYCGYCERFGCEYGAKADAVVTVLPVAEKTGNLEVRYYANVTKVLYDGKKATGVVYVDTQSGEEFQQPADIVVLASYVFNNVRLLLQSKIGKAYDPSSGQGAVGKNYCYQAQAGKAVGFYDDREFNTYMGAGALGMEFDDFNGDNFDHSNLNFLHGGGIRISQTGLRPIQNNTVPKGTPKWGAEFKKQSLKYVNRYLTVGSQGASLPWQQHYLDLDPTYKDAYGNPLIRLTFDFEEQDRQLVKFMAEKAGEVMKEMKPTHMEVSGELGPYSIVPYQSTHNTGGAIMGADPGTSVVNSYLQAWDAENLFVVGASAFPHNSGYNPTGTVGALSYRAAEGIAKYAKQPGMLV, translated from the coding sequence GTGGCCAAAACGCTGCCTAAGGTACCGGTCGTCATCGTCGGAATGGGATGGGCCGGAGGCATTATCGCGTCCGAGTTAACCAAGCAGGGAATCAAGGTGGTGGGGCTCGAACGCGGGAAGAAACGCAGCACGGAGGATTATTATCTCGTTCATGACGAGCTCCGCTATGCGCTGCGGTACGAGCTTATGCAGGATCTGTCCAAGGAGACCTTGACCTTCCGCAACAACAGCAAACAGACGGCGCTTCCTATGCGCTCGCTGGGCTCTTTTCTTATTGGGGAAGGCCTCGGGGGAGCGGGGGTTCACTGGAACGGCCAGACGTTCCGTTTTCTGCCGTATGACTTCGAGATCCGTTCCAAGACGGTAGAGCGCTACGGCCAAAGCAAAATTCCGCAGGGCATGACTCTGCAGGATTGGGGCGTCACCTACGATGAGCTGGAGCCGTATTACGACAAATTCGAGAAGATAGCCGGGATTTCCGGGGAGAAGGAACAGAACCCGATGGTCGGGAAGCGCGCGAACCCTTTTCCAACGCCGCCTATGAAGAAGTCCCCGATTCTGAAAATGTTCGAGGACGCCTCGAAGAAGCTCGGCTACCATCCGTACATGATGCCTTCGGCGAACTTGTCGGAGCCCTACAAGAACCCGGACGGCATCGAGCGCGCCCAATGCCAGTACTGCGGCTACTGCGAGCGCTTCGGCTGCGAATACGGGGCTAAGGCGGATGCGGTGGTGACGGTGCTTCCTGTAGCCGAAAAGACCGGCAACCTGGAGGTCCGTTATTATGCGAACGTGACGAAGGTTCTGTACGACGGGAAGAAAGCGACGGGTGTCGTCTATGTGGATACCCAGTCGGGCGAGGAGTTTCAGCAGCCGGCGGATATAGTTGTTCTCGCCAGCTATGTGTTCAACAACGTCCGGCTTCTGCTGCAATCCAAGATCGGCAAGGCCTATGATCCATCCAGCGGGCAAGGCGCGGTGGGCAAAAACTACTGCTACCAGGCCCAGGCGGGCAAGGCGGTCGGGTTCTACGACGACCGGGAATTCAACACGTATATGGGAGCCGGGGCTCTTGGGATGGAGTTCGACGACTTTAACGGGGATAACTTCGACCATTCCAATCTCAACTTTCTTCACGGCGGCGGCATCCGCATTTCCCAAACCGGCCTCCGTCCGATCCAGAACAACACCGTTCCGAAAGGGACGCCCAAATGGGGAGCGGAATTCAAGAAGCAGTCCCTGAAATATGTGAACCGTTACCTGACGGTCGGCTCGCAGGGGGCCAGCCTCCCGTGGCAGCAGCATTACCTGGACCTGGACCCGACCTACAAGGACGCCTACGGCAATCCGCTTATCCGGCTGACCTTCGATTTCGAGGAGCAGGACCGCCAGCTTGTAAAGTTTATGGCGGAGAAGGCGGGGGAAGTGATGAAGGAAATGAAGCCGACCCACATGGAGGTGTCGGGCGAGCTGGGGCCGTACAGCATCGTTCCGTACCAGTCCACCCACAATACGGGGGGCGCCATTATGGGGGCGGATCCCGGGACCTCCGTCGTGAACAGCTACCTGCAGGCTTGGGATGCGGAGAATCTGTTCGTCGTCGGGGCTTCCGCCTTCCCTCATAACAGCGGGTACAACCCGACGGGCACGGTAGGGGCGCTCTCTTACCGGGCGGCCGAAGGAATCGCCAAATATGCGAAGCAGCCCGGCATGCTCGTATAA